In Crinalium epipsammum PCC 9333, the genomic window CTTGCTGAAAAAGAACAATACAACTATCTTTAACAGAATTTATCGTGCGATCGCTTCAGAGTAGGCGATCGCCTCCTGGTAGTAAATGCTCAGATGAGGCTACTAGCGCACCGCAGATAACTATCTTATAACTAATCAATACTACTAGCCTTCAAAACTTAAGATATCAAATCATGGCATACTGCGGTCGTACTTTTTTTTGCGATCGCTTACGCATTTTTGAGCAAAGTTTGGTATAATCGTATTCTGTGCATACGGCGGCATAGCCAAGTGGTAAGGCAGAGGTCTGCAAAACCTCCACTCCCCAGTTCAAATCTGGGTGCCGCCTTTAATCAGTTTAATTTCCATCAAATTTCGATTGTCGAAGTGCGTAGGCGCAGCCCGTCGCAGACATCGCGTATGAAGACAACATTAAACCAGTAATTCCGTGTGCGATTTTAGCAATAAGCTGTAGTACGAGCGTCTCGCTCGCTAGAAAGCTAAAATTTTAAGGCTTCTTAGCTGATGAAAGGCTAATATCCCGACTTTGTGGAGAAGTCGGGAATTTTGTTATTGTATGTGATTTCTACTCGGAAATTCCTAGTAAACTACCATCACCAGCAACTACTTCACCAATATTATAGGCAGCAATATTTTGTGAATTAAACCAACTAATAGTTTGCTCTGCCTCTGCTGGTGGTACAAGTAAAACAAAACCAATGCCCATATTGAAAGTATTAAACATTGCCGTCAAATTAACATTGCCCGCCTCAGCTAACCAGTTAAAAATCGGCGGAATAGTCCAACTGTTAGGGTTAATCTTAATAGATTGATTTTTCCCTAAACAGCGTGGCAGATTTTCTGGTAAACCACCGCCAGTAATATGAGCCATACCATGAATATCAATACCAGAGCGTCTGGCTTCTAATACTGGCTTGACATAAATGCGCGTCGGGGTCAAAAAAACTTCAGCTAAACTTTGACCCTCTAAAACGGATGGTGTGTCGTTCCAGTTAAAATTCCCGTCGCTCACAATTTTTCGCACTAAACTAAAGCCGTTACTGTGAAGACCTTGACTTGCTAGTGCGATCGCCACATCACCCAATTCTACTTGCGAACCATCTACAATTTGGCTTTTTTCTACAATCCCTACACAAAAACCAGCTAAATCATACTCTCCCTGCTGGTAAAAACCAGGCATTTCTGCCGTTTCCCCACCAATTAGCGCACATCCCGACTGACGACAACCTTCAGCAATTCCAGCAACAACTTCAGTTAACTGCTCAGGATTCAGTTTACCAGTAGCTAAATAATCTAGAAAAAATAGTGGTTCTGCCCCAGATGTCAAGACATCATTGACACACATAGCCACTAAATCAATGCCCACAGTATTATGGCGGTTAAGCTCATGAGCAATTTTCAGCTTAGTACCTACGCCATCAGTCCCAGAAACCAGCACAGGTTCTTTATAACCTGTCGGGAGTTGGAAAAAACCACTAAAACCGCCTAATCCACCCAAAACTTCAGAGCGGTGTGTGCTTTGCACCAAACTGCGGATTTGGTCTACAAAAGAGCGACCCGCCTCAACATCAACCCCTGCATCTTTATAATCCATCTTGAACAATTAACAATTAACAATTAACAATTATCAATGACCGATGACCGATGACCAATAACTAATGACTGACTTGAATTTTAAGTTAATTTCCTGAAATTGCTCATCTGTGCTGAAAAAATTCGTGCTAGTCTGTTTCGTGTTCATGGTACACCCATGAACACGGAATGACTATGAGTTGAATGCTGAACAAGGCTTAGACTTAATTTCGAGTGCAAATTTCTGAAAACTGCTGATGAATCAAAAATTTCTTTATATCGTAGCTGCCATATTAGCCACCTTTTTGGGTACTGCAACACCTAGCCAAGCTCAATCACAGCTTTTCAAAAGTTCTAACAGCAAATCATCTCAATCAATTTCCGCTACAGCGAATGAATCTATTATTCAAATAGTTCCCCATGAATTTTCCGGTTATCAAGCTGCAACTCTCTACTTACGCGAAACTCCATTGTTAATGTTTCTCGGTTCCCGCCCTATTGATGAAGTTGCTTTAGCGAGTCAACAAAGATTAGAGCAAACAGATCCTCAAGATGATCCAATTTGGAGAGCGCAGCAAGTTGCAGCCAAGCTAAGTCAGCTAAGTAGGAACAATCTTAACAAAAGTGCGATCGCAGTCATATTAGACCCAACTTGCAACTGCTACACCATTAAAGTCAATAGTCAAGCTTTAGTACAAATTAACGGTAGCGCCAGATTACCAAATACAACTAACAATCTTGCTGAAGATGCGTTGGAAATAGCCAGTCAACTCCGACGCTTACTGACTGATACCACCGTAGTAGAAATTCCCGTCCATACACCACCACAGCCATCTCAAGCTGCTGTAGGCTCAGTTATTCGTTCTCAAATTCAAGGAATTGCCTCTTGGTATGGCCCTGGATTTCATGGAAGGCGTAGTGCAAATGGTGAAAGATATAACCAGAATGCCCTGACAGCAGCCCATCGCAGCTTACCATTTGGAACCCAAGTGCAGGTGACAAACTTAAATAATAATCGTTCAGTAATAGTACGAATTAATGATCGTGGCCCTTTTATTAGAGGTCGGGTTATTGATCTATCTGCCGCCGCAGCCAGAACAATCGGAATAACCCAAACTGGCGTAGCACCAGTGCGTATAGATGTCTTAGACCTACAACAAACAACTGCAAGTAACAATTAACACCAAAAAAGATTGATAATGGTCATTGGTCATTGGTCATCGGTCATTGGTCATGGGTAATTGTTAATTGTTAATTGATAATGCGTTTGTTTACGACAACTGCTGGAATTAGATGCTACTTAAAACAGCATCGACAAGGGTTAGAAGTTGGCTTAGTTCCTACTATGGGAGCTTTGCACGCTGGTCATTTAAGCCTAATAAAGCAAGCGAAAACCCAAAATAAAATTGTGATTGTCAGCATTTTTGTCAATCCACTTCAGTTTGCGCCCACAGAGGATTTCCAGCAATACCCGCGTCAACTAGAGCAAGATAGGCAACTTTGTGAAAAAGTTGGAGTAGATGCAATTGTTGCTCCTACAGCCGCAGAAATGGGAATAATTAGTACAACTGACTCAGAACTTACCCAGGTTGTACCACCACCATCAATGACATCTGTTTTATGTGGTAGATCGCGTATTGGTCACTTTCAGGGTGTTGCTACCATAGTGACGAAGTTGTTAAATTTAATTCAGCCTGAGCGAGCTTATTTTGGTGAAAAGGATGCCCAGCAGTTGGCAATTATCCAGCGTTTGGTAGAGGATCTAAAATTGCCAGTGCAGATTGTTCCTTGTCCAATTGTCCGAGAGTCCTTTGGACTAGCTTATAGTTCTCGCAATCAATATTTAACTCCTGAGCAAAAAGAACAGGCGCAAGTGTTGTATCGAGGTTTAGCAAAAGCCAAGAATTTGTTTAGTTTAGGTGAACGCGATCGCACTCCACTAATTAATATAGTTAAGCAGGAAATATCTACAGTCCCAGCTTTTCAGGTGGAATATTTAGAATTGGTTGAGCCAAGAACTTTAATACCTTTAGAGCAAGTTGCAGAAACGGGACTACTCGCGATCGCAGCTAAAATTGATTCAACTCGCTTAATTGACAATATAATCTTACGAAACCGTCAACCGATTGTAGCAATTGATGGCCCTGCTGGTGCTGGAAAATCTACAGTTACTCGTGTAGTTGCTCAACAGCTAGGACTGCTGTATTTAGATACTGGGGCAATGTATCGTGCTGTAACGTGGTTAGTTTTACAATCAGGAATTGCTCTAGATGACGAAAGTGCGATCGCAGAATTAGTTAGCCAATGTCAAATTAAATTTGTGGAAAATCAACAAAATGAATCAAGTCCCCAGATTTTGATCAATGATTATGATGTTACTCAAGCCATTCGCTCAATGGAAGTGACAGCGCAAGTATCTGCGATCGCAGCTTTGCATTCTGTTCGTACTGAACTCGTCAGACAACAGCAAAATATCGGCAAAAAAGGCGGTATCGTTGCTGAAGGTCGAGATATTGGTACTAACGTTTTTCCCGATGCTGAATTAAAAATATTCTTAACGGCTTCTGTTCAAGAAAGAGCGCGTCGGCGACTACTAGAGTTGCAAAAGCAAGGTCAGGAAAATGTCACTTTAGAGCAACTAGAAAACTTGATTCAAGAACGCGACATGAGCGACAGTAATCGCACTTTCGCGCCCCTACGCAAAGCTATTGATGCCGTCGAGATTCAAACAGATAACTTAAGTATTGTAGAAGTTACTAATCAAATTATAAGTTTGTATAAACAACAATTAACAACTAACAATCACAAATAAACAGAATTTTATGCCACAACTATAGGAGAAACGAATTGACGTAATCTTGCACTTCTTCACTTACTTTTTGGGAATATTGTTAACAGTTAAGGAATAATTAACTTGGGAAAGCGTTATATGTTTTTTAAAGTAGGCAAGAGATTCAGCGATTGGGGATTAGCTCTTGCGGTTACTTCTGTTGGTGTACTTGGTCTCCTCATTTTATACTGGCAGCTATCTAATGATCGGGCAGTGACCACACAAGACCAGCTAAATATCTCCCAGCAAAAAAACCGTAAATATAACTTACCTGACAAAGATATTATTTCCCAAAGTAGCGATCGCAGTAATAAACAGCAACCTAGTGCAATTGTTAAGCAATCAATTAAACCAACTGATCAAAGTTTAAGCAAGGTGATTGGACAATGGGAGCAAACAGCTAAAACAGAAATTTTTAATGTTTTAATTCCAGCGAAGTTTCAAGGGCAAGTTCTTAAACAAGTAAAACTGGGTAGTAAAGAAAAAGCGATCGCTCTTACATTTGATGATGGTCCTTGGCCGCGCAGCACCTTAAAAATATTAGAAATTCTGAAAAAAGATAATATTAAAGCAACATTCTTTATGGTTGGGATACCCCTGAAAGAATATCCTCAGATTGCCCAACAAGTCGTACTAGATGGTCATGCTGTTGCTAATCATACTTGGAGCCATCGTTATCGTCGCATGAGTCCTGCGGATGCTGCTCGTGAAATTGAGGATACAGAGGCACTAATTTACAAAGTTACAGGATTAAAACCCGCAATATTTCGTCCGCCTGGTGGTGTAATGAACAACGGAGTAGTTGACTATGCTAAAAAGCATAAATACTTTGTAGCAATGTGGTCGTCAGACTCGAACGACTATAGCCGTCCATCTGTACCAAGGTTAGTCAGAAATGTAATGAAGGATGCGAAACCAGGTGGTATGGTGTTGATGCACGATGGCGGAGGCGATCGCGCTCATACAATTAAAGCATTACCCATAATTATTTCTCAACTGAAAAAGCGCGGTTATAAATTTGTCACCGTACCAGAATTGCTAGATTTACAAGAACAGGAACAACAGGTACTAGCTAAAAAATCTACTGATACTCCAACGCCGAATTCTTCTACATCTTTAAACACAAATAAATAGAAAGGTCATCAACTCAAGTGCAAAAATTAAAAAATGGGTGACTTTAGCCACCCACTAATTAATCATCCATTTAATTCATAGCCACTACGCTTTCACAGCAACCAACTCATCAGCAACATCAGCATTAGCTTCCGGCGAATCAGCCTCAGAAGGTGGTACAACCTGCCAGAACTTCGGCAAATATTCCGCCCAATTATCCAAAATCATCTTAGCTTTCTCACTACCCGAATGTTCTGCATGAGTAGCAATTAATTCTTTTAATTGTTGTTCACCAACTGGTGCTGTTACTCGTTGAATCTTGACAATTTCTGGGTTAACTTTCGCGGCAAAACTATCATCTTCATCTAAGAAGTAAGCCAAACCGCCTGTCATTCCAGCGCCAACGTTGCGACCAACATGACCAAGAACAACAATCACACCACCTGTCATATACTCACAGCAATGGTCGCCAGCACCTTCAATTACGGCTTGACCTTTAGAGTTACGCACAGCAAATCGCTCACCTGCTTTACCATTAGCAAACAACGTGCCGCCAGTAGCCCCATACAAGCAAGTATTGCCAACAATTACCTGATCTGATGCCTGATAAGTAGCGTCTGCGGGTGGTTTAATAATAATCTCGCCACCGTGCATCCCCTTACCTACATAATCATTAGCTTCACCCTCTAAGTTAAGGGTCATTCCAGGTAAATTAAATGCGCCAAAACTTTGACCAGCACTTCCTGTGAAATTGAGGATAATTTGCCCTTCAAAGCCACTATTACCATGCACAGATGCGATCGCACCAGCCACTCTCGCACCCACACTGCGATCCGTATTCACGATCGCAACTGTCTTAGCAACACTACCATGTTCGCGGATTGCAGCTTGAATTTGTGGATCGTTTAATATTTGGTCATCCAAAACCGCACCATTGCTGTGTACAGTTTCATGGTTCAACCAAGAGCGATCGCCCCGTGTATCTGGTAACTTAGTAATACAATCCAAATTTAAAGATTGAGTCTTAGCCAGTTGCTTGTCTTCACGTACCGTTAATAAGTCAGCACGACCAACAATTTCATTTAATGAACGATATCCCAGATGCGCTAACAAACTCCGCACTTCTTCCGCAACAAAATAGAAGAAATTAACAACGTTTTCTGGAATACCACTAAACCGCTTCCGCAAATCTTCCCGTTGAGAAGCTATACCTACAGGGCAATTATTCGTATGGCAAATCCGCGCCATAATACAGCCTTCAGCAATCATCGCGATCGAACCGAACCCGAACTCCTCAGCACCCATTAAAGCGCCTATAAGGACATCCCAGCCACTCTTAAGACCACCATCAACCCGTAGGATAACGCGATCGCGCAAGTTATTTTCCATCAATACTCGATGCACCTCAGTTAACCCTAATTCCCAGGGTGAACCTGCGTGTTTAATCGAACTTAAGGGAGATGCGCCAGTCCCGCCATCGTGACCGGAAACTTGGATAATATCCGCATTAGCCTTAGCAACACCCGCAGCAATTGTACCAATGCCAACTTCCGCCACCAACTTCACCGACACCTGCGCCTTCGGGTTAATTTGGTGCAAGTCATAAATCAGTTGCGCTAAATCTTCAATCGAATAAATATCGTGGTGCGGTGGAGGTGA contains:
- a CDS encoding septal ring lytic transglycosylase RlpA family protein, coding for MNQKFLYIVAAILATFLGTATPSQAQSQLFKSSNSKSSQSISATANESIIQIVPHEFSGYQAATLYLRETPLLMFLGSRPIDEVALASQQRLEQTDPQDDPIWRAQQVAAKLSQLSRNNLNKSAIAVILDPTCNCYTIKVNSQALVQINGSARLPNTTNNLAEDALEIASQLRRLLTDTTVVEIPVHTPPQPSQAAVGSVIRSQIQGIASWYGPGFHGRRSANGERYNQNALTAAHRSLPFGTQVQVTNLNNNRSVIVRINDRGPFIRGRVIDLSAAAARTIGITQTGVAPVRIDVLDLQQTTASNN
- a CDS encoding polysaccharide deacetylase family protein produces the protein MFFKVGKRFSDWGLALAVTSVGVLGLLILYWQLSNDRAVTTQDQLNISQQKNRKYNLPDKDIISQSSDRSNKQQPSAIVKQSIKPTDQSLSKVIGQWEQTAKTEIFNVLIPAKFQGQVLKQVKLGSKEKAIALTFDDGPWPRSTLKILEILKKDNIKATFFMVGIPLKEYPQIAQQVVLDGHAVANHTWSHRYRRMSPADAAREIEDTEALIYKVTGLKPAIFRPPGGVMNNGVVDYAKKHKYFVAMWSSDSNDYSRPSVPRLVRNVMKDAKPGGMVLMHDGGGDRAHTIKALPIIISQLKKRGYKFVTVPELLDLQEQEQQVLAKKSTDTPTPNSSTSLNTNK
- a CDS encoding bifunctional pantoate--beta-alanine ligase/(d)CMP kinase, whose amino-acid sequence is MRLFTTTAGIRCYLKQHRQGLEVGLVPTMGALHAGHLSLIKQAKTQNKIVIVSIFVNPLQFAPTEDFQQYPRQLEQDRQLCEKVGVDAIVAPTAAEMGIISTTDSELTQVVPPPSMTSVLCGRSRIGHFQGVATIVTKLLNLIQPERAYFGEKDAQQLAIIQRLVEDLKLPVQIVPCPIVRESFGLAYSSRNQYLTPEQKEQAQVLYRGLAKAKNLFSLGERDRTPLINIVKQEISTVPAFQVEYLELVEPRTLIPLEQVAETGLLAIAAKIDSTRLIDNIILRNRQPIVAIDGPAGAGKSTVTRVVAQQLGLLYLDTGAMYRAVTWLVLQSGIALDDESAIAELVSQCQIKFVENQQNESSPQILINDYDVTQAIRSMEVTAQVSAIAALHSVRTELVRQQQNIGKKGGIVAEGRDIGTNVFPDAELKIFLTASVQERARRRLLELQKQGQENVTLEQLENLIQERDMSDSNRTFAPLRKAIDAVEIQTDNLSIVEVTNQIISLYKQQLTTNNHK
- the purM gene encoding phosphoribosylformylglycinamidine cyclo-ligase, whose amino-acid sequence is MDYKDAGVDVEAGRSFVDQIRSLVQSTHRSEVLGGLGGFSGFFQLPTGYKEPVLVSGTDGVGTKLKIAHELNRHNTVGIDLVAMCVNDVLTSGAEPLFFLDYLATGKLNPEQLTEVVAGIAEGCRQSGCALIGGETAEMPGFYQQGEYDLAGFCVGIVEKSQIVDGSQVELGDVAIALASQGLHSNGFSLVRKIVSDGNFNWNDTPSVLEGQSLAEVFLTPTRIYVKPVLEARRSGIDIHGMAHITGGGLPENLPRCLGKNQSIKINPNSWTIPPIFNWLAEAGNVNLTAMFNTFNMGIGFVLLVPPAEAEQTISWFNSQNIAAYNIGEVVAGDGSLLGISE